One genomic window of Glycine max cultivar Williams 82 chromosome 16, Glycine_max_v4.0, whole genome shotgun sequence includes the following:
- the LOC106796472 gene encoding LOW QUALITY PROTEIN: receptor-like protein EIX2 (The sequence of the model RefSeq protein was modified relative to this genomic sequence to represent the inferred CDS: inserted 1 base in 1 codon; deleted 5 bases in 5 codons), producing the protein MAVLFATHVLLLILSTATTLHFSASKAARLNMTCSVKERNALLSFKHGLADPSNRLSSWSDKSDCCTWPGVHCNNTGKVMEINLYTPAGSPYRELSGEISPSLLELKYLNRLDLSSNYFVLTPIPSFLGSLESLRYLDLSLSGFMGLIPHQLGNLSNLQHLNLGYNYALQIDNLNWISRLSSLEYLDLSGQDLHKQGNWLQVLSGLPSLXELHLESCQIDNLGPPKGKTNFTHLQVLDLSINNLNQQIPSWLFNLSTTLVQLDLHSNLLQGQIPQIISSLQNIKNLDLQNNQLSGPLPDSLGQLKHLEVLNLSNNTFTCPIPSPFANLSFLRTLNLAHNRLNGTIPKSFELLRNLQVLNLGTNSLTGDMPVTLGTLSNLVMLDLSSNLLEGSIKESNFVKLLKLKELRLSWTNLFLSVNSGWVPPFQLEYVLLSSFGIGPKFPEWLKRQSSVKVLTMSKAGIADLVPSWFWNWTLQTEFLDLSNNLLSGDLSNIFLNSSLINLSSNLFKGTLPSVSSNVEVLNVANNSISGTISPFLCGKENATNKLSVLDFSNNVLYGDLGHCWVHWQALVHLNLGSNNLSGVIPNSMGYLSQLESLLLDDNRFSGYIPSTLQNCSTMKFIDMGNNQLSDAIPDWMWEMQYLMVLRLRSNNFNGSITEKMCQLSSLIVLDLANNSLSGSIPNCLDDMKTMAGEDDFFANPLSYSYGSDFSYNHYKETLVLVPKGDELEYRDNLILVRMIDLSSNKLSGAIPSEISKLSALRFLNLSRNHLFGGIPNDMGKMKLLESLDLSRNNISGQIPQSLSDLSFLSVLNLSYNNLSGRIPTSTQLQSFEELSYTGNPELCGPPVTKNCTDKEELTESASVGHGDGNFFGTSEFYIGMGVGFAAGFWGFCSVVFFNRTWRRAYFHYLDHLRDLIYVIIVLKVRRLLGKL; encoded by the exons atgGCAGTGCTATTTGCAACTCATGTTCTTCTCTTGATATTGTCCACTGCAACAACTCTCCACTTCAGTGCAAGCAAGGCAGCAAGGCTCAATATGACTTGCAGTGTGAAGGAAAGGAATGCACTCCTCAGCTTCAAGCATGGACTAGCAGACCCTTCAAACAGGCTTTCATCGTGGTCTGACAAATCGGATTGCTGTACATGGCCAGGGGTTCACTGCAACAACACAGGTAAAGTCATGGAAATCAATCTCTACACACCTGCGGGCTCTCCCTATAGGGAGTTGAGTGGAGAGATTAGTCCTTCTTTGCTTGAACTAAAATATTTGAATCGTTTGGACTTGagttcaaattattttgttctTACTCCAATACCAAGCTTCCTAGGCTCATTGGAGAGTCTGAGATACTTGGACCTTAGCTTAAGTGGGTTCATGGGATTAATCCCTCATCAACTAGGAAACCTCTCAAACCTGCAGCACCTTAATCTGGGATACAATTATGCTCTTCAGATAGATAACCTTAATTGGATATCAAGGCTATCTTCCTTAGAGTACCTTGATTTGAGTGGT CAAGACCTTCATAAACAAGGTAACTGGCTTCAAGTACTGAGTGGACTTCCATCTC CAGAACTACACTTGGAGAGCTGTCAAATTGATAACTTAGGACCACCAAAAGGAAAAACCAACTTCACACATCTCCAAGTCCTTGATCTTTCAATTAACAATCTCAATCAGCAAATCCCTTCATGGCTATTTAATCTCAGC ACAACTCTTGTCCAACTTGATTTACACAGTAACCTTTTACAGGGACAAATTCCACAAATAATATCAAGCCTtcagaacataaaaaatctagACCTGCAGAACAACCAGCTCAGTGGGCCACTTCCAGATTCATTAGGCCAGCTTAAGCATCTTGAAGTTCTAAATCTCAGTAATAATACCTTTACTTGTCCAATTCCCTCACCATTTGCAAACTTGTCATTCTTGAGAACTTTAAACCTGGCTCACAACCGACTGAATGGAACCATTCCTAAGAGTTTTGAGCTCCTCAGA AACCTGCAGGTATTAAATCTTGGAACTAATTCTTTGACTGGTGATATGCCTGTAACTCTTGGAACTCTCTCAAATTTAGTGATGTTAGACCTTTCATCTAATTTGTTAGAAGGATCTAtaaaagagtcaaattttgtaaaacttttgaaattaaaGGAA CTACGTTTGTCTTGGACAaacttgttcctcagtgtcaactcTGGATGGGTTCCTCCTTTTCAGCTTGAATATGTTTTACTGAGCTCCTTTGGAATAGGTCCTAAGTTTCCAGAATGGCTAAAAAGGCAAAGTTCTGTGAAGGTTTTGACAATGTCTAAGGCAGGTATTGCAGACTTGGTTCCAAGTTGGTTTTGGAATTGGACTTTGCAAACTGAATTCCTGGATCTGTCCAACAATCTGTTAAGTGGAGACCTATCTAACATCTTTCTCAATTCCAGCCTCATAAATTTGAGTTCTAATTTGTTCAAGGGTACATTGCCAAGTGTGTCTTCAAATGTTGAAGTGCTGAATGTTGCCAATAACTCAATTTCTGGAACAATTTCTCCCTTTTTATGTGGAAAGGAAAATGCTACTAATAAGTTAAGTGTGcttgatttttcaaataatgtCTTATATGGTGATCTTGGTCACTGTTGGGTGCATTGGCAAGCATTGGTGCATTTGAACTTGGGTAGTAACAATTTGTCTGGTGTTATTCCAAACTCCATGGGGTATCTATCTCAACTTGAGTCTTTGTTGTTAGACGACAACCGCTTCTCTGGATATATTCCTTCAACACTGCAAAATTGCTCTACAATGAAATTCATTGACATGGGCAATAACCAACTTTCTGACGCAATACCTGATTGGATGTGGGAAATGCAATATCTAATGGTTCTTCGTCTAAGATCCAACAATTTCAATGGCAGCATTACTGAAAAGATGTGTCAACTTTCTTCCCTTATAGTGCTGGAT TTGGCAAATAACAGCCTGTCAGGATCCATTCCAAATTGTTTGGATGACATGAAGACAATGGCTGGTGAAGATGACTTCTTTGCCAACCCTTTAAGTTATTCATATGGCTCTGACTTCAGTTATAACCACTACAAGGAAACTCTTGTCTTAGTTCCCAAAGGAGATGAGTTAGAGTACAGAGACAATCTGATATTGGTGAGAATGATTGATCTTTCAAGTAATAAGCTGTCTGGAGCAATTCCATCTGAAATTTCCAAGCTATCTGCTTTGCGGTTTTTGAACTTGTCTAGAAATCATCTGTTTGGAGGGATACCAAATGACatgggaaaaatgaaattgttaGAATCCCTTGATCTCTCACGAAACAACATTTCAGGTCAAATCCCTCAAAGCTTATCTGATTTGTCCTTCCTCAGTGTCCTGAATCTATCATACAACAACTTATCAGGCAGAATTCCCACGAGCACCCAACTTCAGAGCTTTGAAGAACTTAGCTACACTGGAAATCCTGAGCTTTGTGGTCCTCCTGTAACAAAAAATTGCACAgacaaggaagagttgacagAGAGTGCTTCTGTTGGACACGGTGATGGT